A window from Mesorhizobium sp. WSM2240 encodes these proteins:
- a CDS encoding ABC transporter substrate-binding protein — MKLILAGIVAGLLAATAAQADEMVFTSWGGTTQEAQTKSWAEPFTTETGIQVLQDGPTDYGKLKAMVDSGSVSWDVVDVEMDFAIKAAKDGLLEPIDFNVVPKADLDPRFTTDHAVGSFYYSFVLAWNKGAVSGEPAGWADMFDLAKFPGKRTFYKWSAPGVIEIALLADGVPADKLYPLDLDRAFKKLDTIKSEIVWWSGGAQSQQLIASGEAAFGQLWNGRVFALQEEGADVGVSWNQNMTAADVLVIPKGAKNKDAAMKFLAAATSPKGQASFAEASGYAPINTAAKAEMPAEVVKSLPDAYVDGQINLDMNYWAENRDAIAERWYAWQAQ, encoded by the coding sequence ATGAAACTGATATTGGCTGGCATCGTGGCCGGGCTCTTGGCCGCCACCGCCGCGCAGGCGGATGAAATGGTGTTTACGAGTTGGGGCGGGACCACACAGGAAGCGCAGACGAAATCCTGGGCGGAGCCGTTCACGACCGAAACTGGAATCCAGGTCCTTCAGGACGGTCCGACCGACTACGGCAAGCTCAAGGCCATGGTCGACAGCGGCAGCGTCAGTTGGGATGTCGTCGATGTCGAGATGGATTTTGCGATCAAGGCGGCAAAGGACGGCCTTCTCGAACCGATCGACTTCAACGTGGTGCCGAAAGCCGATCTCGATCCGCGTTTCACCACAGATCATGCGGTCGGCAGCTTTTATTATTCCTTCGTCCTTGCCTGGAACAAGGGCGCCGTGTCGGGTGAACCGGCCGGCTGGGCCGACATGTTCGATCTGGCCAAATTCCCGGGCAAGCGGACCTTCTACAAGTGGTCGGCCCCTGGCGTCATCGAGATCGCACTGCTGGCCGACGGCGTGCCTGCCGACAAACTCTATCCGCTCGACCTCGACCGCGCCTTCAAGAAGCTCGATACGATCAAATCCGAAATCGTCTGGTGGAGCGGCGGCGCGCAGTCGCAGCAGCTGATCGCTTCCGGCGAAGCCGCATTCGGCCAGCTCTGGAACGGCCGCGTCTTCGCGCTTCAGGAAGAGGGTGCCGATGTCGGCGTGTCGTGGAACCAGAACATGACCGCCGCCGACGTGCTGGTCATCCCCAAGGGCGCCAAGAACAAGGATGCGGCAATGAAGTTCCTTGCCGCCGCCACGAGCCCGAAGGGCCAGGCATCGTTTGCCGAGGCGAGCGGCTATGCCCCCATCAACACTGCGGCCAAGGCCGAAATGCCGGCAGAAGTCGTCAAATCTCTGCCGGACGCCTATGTCGACGGACAGATCAACCTCGACATGAACTACTGGGCCGAAAACCGCGATGCTATCGCCGAGCGCTGGTATGCTTGGCAGGCGCAATAG
- a CDS encoding ABC transporter permease, whose product MPAKVLQRAPVLRALAGLGGAWPATILVTLFFVVPVVVLLLRSVTEPEPGLQNYAALFGDGTYARVFFNTFLVASIVTAVTIVLAFPVAWMLAIMPPALASIVFGVIILSMWTNLLTRTYAWMVLLQRTGVINRTLIDLGVIDEPLPLINNLTGVTIGMVYIMLPFMILPLVGTLRAIDPMTLRAAALCGAAPFAVFRRILLPLSLPGIAAGGLMIFVMSLGYFVTPALLGGTANMMLAEMIAQMIQSLLNWGLGSAAAFILLAVTMALYALQLRLVGAKRLAGGV is encoded by the coding sequence ATGCCGGCCAAAGTGCTGCAAAGAGCTCCGGTGTTGCGGGCACTGGCGGGACTGGGCGGCGCCTGGCCGGCCACGATTCTGGTCACGTTGTTTTTCGTCGTCCCGGTCGTCGTATTGCTGCTGCGCAGCGTGACCGAGCCCGAGCCAGGCCTTCAGAACTACGCGGCTCTGTTCGGCGACGGCACCTATGCCCGGGTATTCTTCAATACCTTTCTCGTGGCTTCGATTGTCACCGCAGTCACCATCGTCCTGGCCTTTCCCGTCGCCTGGATGCTGGCGATCATGCCTCCCGCGTTAGCCTCGATCGTATTCGGCGTCATCATCCTATCGATGTGGACAAATCTTCTCACCCGCACCTATGCCTGGATGGTCCTGCTCCAGCGCACCGGCGTCATCAACAGGACCCTCATCGACCTCGGCGTCATCGACGAACCGCTGCCCCTCATCAACAATCTGACCGGTGTCACTATCGGCATGGTCTACATCATGCTGCCCTTCATGATCCTGCCGCTAGTCGGCACCTTGCGCGCGATCGATCCGATGACGCTGCGCGCGGCGGCCCTTTGCGGCGCCGCCCCCTTTGCCGTGTTTCGCCGCATTCTCCTGCCGCTCTCGCTACCAGGCATTGCAGCCGGCGGACTGATGATCTTCGTCATGTCGCTTGGGTATTTCGTCACCCCTGCGCTCCTTGGCGGCACTGCGAACATGATGCTCGCCGAAATGATCGCCCAGATGATCCAATCGCTACTCAACTGGGGCCTCGGCAGTGCTGCAGCCTTCATCCTGCTTGCCGTCACCATGGCGCTCTATGCGCTGCAGCTGCGCCTTGTCGGCGCCAAACGCCTGGCGGGAGGTGTATGA
- a CDS encoding ABC transporter permease: protein MLLDYDRMGWLRLVLLGWTGLVAAFLLLPVVFIVLLSFGSSRWLAFPPPGWTLKWYEDLLADPAWLDAALTSMRIAAMAAVLAVVIGLFASFALVRGRFRGRDALRGLLLTPMVLPVVVFAVAIYAFFLRLGLGGTTIGFVIAHTVLALPFAIIPIATALEGFDKTIEDAAIVCGASPIEARLRVTLPSIKIGIFSAAIFAFLASWDEVVVAIFMASPTLQTLPIKIWGSLRQDLSPVIAAASSLLVLLTLLLMLATALIRRRFSK from the coding sequence GTGCTGCTCGATTACGATCGCATGGGCTGGCTGCGCCTGGTCCTTCTCGGGTGGACCGGGCTGGTTGCCGCCTTCCTGCTGTTGCCGGTGGTCTTCATCGTACTCCTGTCCTTCGGTTCGTCCCGATGGCTTGCGTTTCCGCCGCCCGGCTGGACTCTCAAATGGTACGAGGATCTCCTGGCAGACCCGGCCTGGCTCGATGCAGCGCTGACCAGCATGCGCATCGCCGCCATGGCGGCAGTGCTCGCAGTCGTAATCGGTCTGTTCGCTTCCTTCGCGCTGGTGAGGGGAAGGTTTCGCGGGCGCGACGCGCTGCGCGGCCTGCTTTTGACGCCGATGGTCCTGCCGGTTGTGGTCTTCGCCGTCGCCATCTACGCCTTCTTCCTCAGGCTCGGGCTGGGCGGCACGACGATCGGCTTCGTCATCGCTCACACCGTGTTGGCACTGCCTTTCGCCATCATCCCGATCGCCACGGCGCTCGAAGGCTTCGACAAAACCATCGAAGACGCGGCGATCGTCTGTGGCGCCAGCCCGATCGAGGCGAGGCTGCGCGTCACCCTACCGTCGATCAAGATCGGAATTTTCTCGGCGGCGATCTTTGCCTTTCTCGCCTCCTGGGATGAAGTTGTCGTCGCCATCTTCATGGCGAGCCCGACCCTGCAAACCTTGCCGATCAAGATCTGGGGCAGCCTGAGGCAGGATCTAAGCCCGGTGATCGCCGCCGCTTCCAGTCTTCTCGTCCTTCTGACCTTGCTCCTGATGCTCGCAACGGCGCTTATACGCCGGAGGTTCTCGAAATGA
- a CDS encoding ABC transporter ATP-binding protein, whose amino-acid sequence MTQPFLSIRNIRKSFGSVVAVHDVTIDIPQGEFLTFLGPSGSGKSTTLYAIAGFQDPSSGDVLLQGNSLLSVPPHKRNIGMVFQRYTLFPHLTVAENIAFPLRVRRRSEREVTRKVDAMLALVRLESFADRRPGALSGGQQQRVALARALAYDPPILLMDEPLSALDKKLREDIQAEIRRIHRETGVTILYVTHDQEEALHLSDRIALFKDGRIEQIGSGEDLYLRPATDFVAGFIGNSNFLPAECLDTVNGSATIRLADGSVVSGVKANHSLSRGQKAKLMVRPEAFRLTSSRGCAELAVEFVDTAFFGERRRVVARTSAGQEIDIRPTSDMADAHGGNASRGRQVFFDPAAAFLFPA is encoded by the coding sequence ATGACCCAGCCGTTCCTCTCCATCCGCAACATAAGAAAATCGTTTGGCTCCGTCGTCGCCGTTCACGACGTCACCATTGATATTCCGCAAGGGGAGTTCCTGACATTTCTCGGCCCATCCGGGTCCGGTAAGTCGACCACGCTTTACGCCATTGCAGGCTTCCAGGATCCGAGCTCGGGCGATGTCCTTCTGCAGGGGAACTCCCTTCTGTCGGTGCCGCCGCACAAGCGCAATATCGGCATGGTGTTCCAGCGCTACACGCTGTTTCCCCACCTCACGGTGGCTGAGAATATCGCCTTTCCGCTGCGCGTGCGCCGCCGGTCGGAAAGGGAGGTGACGCGAAAAGTCGACGCGATGCTGGCGCTGGTGCGGCTCGAAAGTTTTGCCGACAGGCGTCCCGGCGCATTGTCGGGCGGTCAGCAGCAGCGTGTGGCGCTTGCGAGGGCGCTCGCCTACGACCCGCCGATCCTTTTGATGGACGAGCCGCTTTCGGCCCTCGACAAGAAGCTTCGGGAGGATATCCAAGCCGAGATCCGGCGCATCCACCGCGAAACCGGCGTGACCATCCTTTATGTCACGCACGATCAGGAGGAAGCGCTGCACCTTTCGGACCGCATCGCCCTATTCAAGGACGGGCGCATTGAGCAGATCGGCAGCGGCGAGGACCTTTATCTAAGGCCTGCAACCGATTTCGTCGCAGGGTTCATCGGCAATTCGAATTTCCTGCCGGCCGAATGCCTCGATACCGTCAACGGCTCAGCAACGATCCGCCTGGCGGATGGTTCGGTCGTGTCCGGAGTGAAGGCCAATCACAGTCTGAGCCGGGGTCAAAAGGCAAAGCTGATGGTGCGGCCGGAGGCTTTTCGCCTCACCTCGAGCCGAGGATGTGCTGAACTCGCGGTCGAGTTCGTCGACACCGCCTTCTTCGGCGAGCGGCGGCGGGTCGTCGCGCGAACGTCTGCCGGCCAGGAGATAGACATCAGGCCGACATCTGACATGGCCGATGCGCACGGAGGTAACGCTTCGAGGGGCCGGCAGGTTTTCTTCGACCCCGCTGCCGCGTTTCTGTTTCCGGCCTGA
- a CDS encoding NAD-dependent succinate-semialdehyde dehydrogenase, whose amino-acid sequence MNPLPLADMALLRHLCLVDGKFVGTPSDAVKNPADGTPIAHVPRFGAEEATASVEAARRAFSAWATCTAKERSRILRRWFDLMTEHRKDLGCILTAEQGKPLAEAVGEIDYAAAYVEFYAEEAKRIAGEVLPSHRSDARILVMRQPVGVVAAITPWNFPAAMITRKIAPALAAGCTVVVKPAPETPLTALALAELALRAGFPAGVVNVITGDAVAIGSVLTSHPAIRVVSFTGSTDVGKLLMRQCAGTVKKVALELGGNAPFIVFADADLDAAVEGAMVSKFRNTGQTCVCTNRFYIHADIHDAFVEKFSSAVAALNVGPGTEAGINQGPLINEAAVKKVERHVADAVEKGGRIVTGGRRHALGGTFFEPTIVADANHRMIVAQEETFGPLAPVFRFDSEDEVIDRANDSAFGLAAYFYTRDAARVFRVAERLEYGMVGINSGAISTELAPFGGVKESGNSREGSHHGIDEYVEKKYALVGGLN is encoded by the coding sequence ATGAATCCTTTGCCGCTGGCCGACATGGCCTTGCTTCGACACCTGTGCCTCGTCGACGGAAAGTTTGTCGGTACGCCGTCCGATGCCGTGAAAAATCCGGCCGACGGGACGCCGATCGCCCATGTGCCTCGGTTCGGGGCGGAAGAGGCAACCGCATCGGTCGAGGCGGCCAGGCGTGCCTTTTCCGCCTGGGCGACGTGCACCGCGAAGGAGCGGAGCCGAATCCTGCGGCGCTGGTTCGACCTGATGACCGAGCATCGCAAGGACTTGGGGTGTATCCTGACCGCCGAGCAGGGCAAGCCGCTTGCCGAAGCCGTTGGCGAAATCGACTATGCTGCGGCCTACGTTGAATTTTACGCCGAGGAGGCCAAACGGATCGCCGGTGAAGTTCTCCCGAGCCACCGCAGTGACGCCAGGATTCTGGTCATGCGGCAGCCGGTCGGTGTCGTTGCAGCAATTACGCCGTGGAATTTTCCCGCGGCGATGATCACCCGTAAAATCGCGCCGGCACTCGCCGCCGGTTGCACGGTGGTGGTGAAACCGGCGCCGGAGACGCCGCTTACCGCGCTGGCTCTGGCGGAACTCGCTCTACGAGCAGGCTTTCCGGCCGGCGTCGTCAATGTCATCACCGGCGACGCGGTGGCGATCGGCTCGGTGCTGACCTCGCATCCTGCAATACGTGTGGTCAGCTTCACCGGCTCGACCGACGTCGGGAAGCTCTTGATGCGGCAATGCGCCGGAACGGTGAAAAAGGTCGCCCTCGAACTCGGCGGCAATGCCCCTTTCATCGTCTTTGCCGATGCTGATCTGGATGCGGCCGTCGAAGGCGCAATGGTTTCGAAGTTCCGTAACACGGGACAGACATGCGTCTGCACCAATCGGTTCTATATCCATGCCGACATCCATGATGCCTTCGTCGAAAAGTTCTCTAGCGCTGTGGCGGCCCTGAACGTCGGGCCGGGAACCGAAGCAGGCATCAATCAGGGGCCCCTGATCAACGAAGCGGCGGTGAAGAAGGTCGAGCGCCATGTTGCCGACGCTGTCGAGAAAGGTGGCCGCATTGTCACGGGCGGGCGCCGACATGCATTGGGCGGCACTTTTTTCGAACCTACAATCGTGGCCGATGCGAACCACCGGATGATTGTGGCACAGGAGGAAACGTTTGGTCCGCTAGCGCCGGTTTTCCGCTTCGACAGCGAGGACGAGGTGATCGACAGGGCCAACGACAGCGCTTTCGGCCTGGCCGCGTATTTCTATACCCGAGACGCCGCGCGAGTGTTTCGCGTCGCCGAACGCCTCGAATATGGCATGGTCGGCATCAATTCTGGCGCGATCTCGACCGAACTGGCGCCGTTTGGCGGCGTCAAGGAAAGCGGCAATTCGCGCGAGGGCTCGCACCATGGGATCGACGAATACGTCGAGAAAAAATACGCGCTGGTCGGCGGTTTGAACTGA
- a CDS encoding peptidylprolyl isomerase, with amino-acid sequence MTHVHSGDTVRVHYTLKLPDGTEFESSAGREPLQFQVGAGQIIPGLDRKVEGMAVGEKSTVTVPAAEAYGDRSEAAIQTVPRSALPDDVKIGDRLQASTPDGKQVPLTLVEIDDHNATIDANHPLAGQDLVFELEVVEVV; translated from the coding sequence ATGACCCATGTCCATAGCGGCGATACCGTACGCGTTCATTACACCCTCAAATTGCCCGATGGAACGGAGTTCGAGTCGTCGGCAGGGCGAGAGCCGCTCCAGTTTCAGGTCGGGGCGGGCCAGATCATTCCCGGGCTAGATCGCAAAGTCGAAGGCATGGCTGTTGGCGAGAAGAGCACCGTAACTGTGCCCGCCGCCGAGGCCTATGGCGACCGCAGCGAAGCCGCCATTCAGACCGTGCCACGCTCGGCGCTTCCCGATGACGTCAAAATCGGTGACCGGCTCCAAGCAAGCACGCCGGACGGCAAGCAGGTTCCGCTGACGCTAGTCGAGATCGACGACCACAACGCGACGATCGACGCCAACCACCCGCTGGCCGGGCAAGATCTGGTGTTCGAACTCGAAGTCGTGGAAGTCGTCTGA
- a CDS encoding transposase, translating into MLWTPSSPAGTWLLGLVPRQNSSGGKERLGGITTQGDRYLRQITCSRRSCRNPLCPAAWNKAALVGSTTKVAAVALANKMARMIWAIMTSGERYSHRRRH; encoded by the coding sequence ATGCTGTGGACGCCTTCAAGTCCGGCCGGAACCTGGCTGCTCGGGCTCGTTCCGCGGCAGAACTCCAGCGGAGGAAAGGAGCGGCTTGGTGGTATCACTACGCAAGGAGATCGATACCTACGGCAAATTACTTGTAGCCGGCGCTCTTGCCGTAATCCGCTATGCCCAGCGGCATGGAACAAGGCGGCCTTGGTTGGTTCAACCACGAAGGTCGCTGCGGTCGCGCTCGCCAACAAGATGGCGCGGATGATCTGGGCCATCATGACAAGCGGCGAACGCTACTCACATAGACGCCGACATTGA
- a CDS encoding helix-turn-helix domain-containing protein, translating to MVLVMLTPQPGREVSLNSDRRSEFLAPVGAVEIIPSNAELFARWKTAKENLLLALAPEQLSRLAGLEFETEDFEFRPLAPGHVDEKALLLANLVRDEFQGGEPLNHLYLDSLLTVFSTYLLRNYSTLQDRPVPLSRGGLSPKAWRDVQDYIRANIGEQLSVERLALIASLSPSHFLRAFRQTVGQSPHRYLLGTRIELAEQLVMATDMPLARIASLTGFASHSHMTASMRRHKFTTPSALRRTRVVR from the coding sequence ATGGTGCTGGTGATGTTGACGCCTCAACCCGGTCGGGAGGTCTCACTCAATTCAGACCGGAGATCCGAGTTCCTGGCTCCGGTTGGCGCTGTCGAGATCATTCCTTCCAATGCCGAGCTTTTTGCGCGCTGGAAGACGGCGAAAGAAAACCTGTTGCTGGCGCTCGCACCCGAACAACTCTCCAGGCTGGCGGGCCTGGAATTCGAGACGGAGGATTTTGAGTTCCGACCTCTGGCACCAGGACATGTTGACGAGAAGGCGCTTTTGCTGGCCAACCTGGTCCGGGACGAATTCCAAGGGGGCGAACCGTTAAACCATCTCTACCTGGATTCCCTGCTTACGGTTTTTTCCACCTATCTCTTACGCAACTATTCGACGCTTCAAGATCGTCCCGTGCCCCTAAGCAGGGGTGGATTGTCGCCCAAGGCCTGGCGTGACGTTCAGGATTACATCAGGGCCAATATAGGCGAGCAGTTGTCGGTAGAGCGGCTGGCATTGATCGCGAGTCTCTCGCCAAGCCATTTCCTGCGCGCCTTCAGGCAGACGGTCGGCCAATCGCCTCATCGGTATCTCCTCGGAACCCGGATCGAACTGGCCGAGCAGCTTGTCATGGCGACCGACATGCCCCTGGCGAGGATCGCCAGCCTCACTGGATTTGCCAGTCACAGTCACATGACCGCATCCATGCGCCGGCACAAATTCACGACGCCAAGCGCCCTGCGCCGTACTCGTGTCGTCCGTTGA
- a CDS encoding EF-hand domain-containing protein produces MHKTILATAATLLVGSSQAFAQQAQPMHEGHLNQIDTNDDGGVSRAEYQTFMTTSFARLDGNRDGVLVESEVADVLTPEQLSSLDSNRDGRVSRNEFMNQVMRDFASADRRRDGYLK; encoded by the coding sequence ATGCACAAGACAATTCTTGCGACCGCAGCTACCCTCCTGGTGGGATCGAGCCAGGCATTTGCGCAACAGGCGCAGCCCATGCATGAAGGTCATCTCAACCAGATCGACACCAACGATGACGGGGGTGTCAGCCGGGCTGAATACCAGACGTTCATGACCACCAGCTTCGCCAGACTCGACGGCAACAGGGATGGTGTTCTGGTGGAAAGTGAAGTCGCAGACGTGCTTACGCCGGAGCAGCTCTCATCCCTCGATTCCAACCGTGACGGTCGCGTGAGCCGCAACGAATTCATGAACCAGGTTATGAGGGATTTTGCTTCGGCCGACCGTCGCCGCGATGGTTATCTGAAGTGA
- a CDS encoding lysozyme inhibitor LprI family protein, translating into MKTAILTAAIVLAMPAFAFAQDKCANAEDQATMNECAHASFKKSDKKLNELYKQIEARLKDDADTKKLLVQAQRDWDKFRDAECSFQTAGATGGSVMPMPVAMCMDGLTQSRVKDFEGYLNCEEGDLSCPVPAAN; encoded by the coding sequence ATGAAAACCGCGATACTGACTGCTGCCATAGTTCTGGCCATGCCGGCTTTCGCCTTTGCCCAGGACAAGTGCGCCAATGCCGAGGATCAGGCCACCATGAACGAATGTGCCCATGCTTCGTTCAAAAAATCCGACAAGAAACTCAACGAGCTTTACAAGCAGATCGAAGCCCGCCTGAAGGACGATGCGGATACCAAGAAGCTTCTTGTTCAAGCACAGCGTGATTGGGACAAATTTCGCGACGCGGAGTGTAGTTTCCAGACTGCAGGAGCGACCGGAGGAAGCGTGATGCCAATGCCCGTCGCGATGTGCATGGACGGCCTGACGCAATCCCGTGTCAAAGACTTCGAAGGTTACCTGAATTGCGAGGAAGGTGATCTGAGCTGCCCCGTTCCGGCCGCGAACTGA